The following coding sequences are from one Oncorhynchus nerka isolate Pitt River linkage group LG6, Oner_Uvic_2.0, whole genome shotgun sequence window:
- the LOC115127575 gene encoding protein transport protein Sec61 subunit gamma yields MDQVMQFVEPSRQFVKDSIRLVKRCTKPDRKEFQKIAMATAIGFAIMGFIGFFVKLIHIPINNIIVGG; encoded by the exons ATGGACCAGGTTATGCAGTTCGTTGAGCCCAGTCGGCAGTTCGTCAAGGACTCCATAAGGCTCGTTAAGAGGTGCACCAAACCAGACAGGAAAG AATTCCAGAAGATCGCCATGGCAACAGCGATTGGGTTTGCCATCATGGGCTTCATTGGGTTCTTTGTCAAGCTCATCCACATCCCCATCAACAACATCATTGT GGGCGGCTGA